From Capra hircus breed San Clemente chromosome 1, ASM170441v1, whole genome shotgun sequence, the proteins below share one genomic window:
- the IFNGR2 gene encoding interferon gamma receptor 2 isoform X4, giving the protein MTCSTSSNWYDVNKEDSKVDCTNLTRTECDFTANSLSEGFPRRFNISLRVRAKLGGLVSAWATAPWFEHYRNATIGPPENIRVTPEEGSLIIRLSAPFDVPASEAYFVYYVYYWEKAGDKQVTDPFESNFITLNDLKPLRVYCFQVQAKLILTKENISRPGHLSKISCSKTAADASVKLQQDILAAVTTFLVLSVVVGSCLFLVLKYRGLVKHWFHSPPSIPSQIEEYLKDPAQPILDALDKDSSPKEDTWDSVSVVTFPENEQEGTPQSAWNQNTEPSHQPTEGVL; this is encoded by the exons ATGACCTG CAGCACCAGTAGTAACTGGTATGACGTCAACAAAGAAGATAGCAAGGTGGATTGTACGAACCTCACCAGAACAGAGTGTGACTTTACCGCAAACAGCCTCTCGGAGGGGTTCCCACGGCGTTTCAACATCTCTTTACGTGTTCGAGCTAAGCTGGGGGGCCTCGTTTCTGCCTGGGCAACAGCACCTTGGTTCGAACACTATCGGAATG CTACCATTGGGCCTCCAGAAAACATCCGGGTGACCCCAGAAGAAGGCTCGCTTATCATCAGGCTTTCTGCTCCCTTCGATGTCCCTGCCTCCGAGGCCTATTTTGTGTATTATGTCTACTACTGGGAGAAGGCAGGAGACAAGCAG GTGACAGACCCTTTCGAGAGTAACTTCATCACATTGAACGATTTAAAACCCTTAAGGGTATACTGTTTTCAAGTCCAGGCAAAACTGATTTTGACCAAAGAAAACATCTCTCGACCTGGACATTTAAGCAAAATATCATGCTCCAAAACAGCAGCAGATG CCTCTGTCAAGCTTCAGCAAGACATCCTCGCCGCCGTGACAACCTTTTTGGTGCTGTCAGTGGTGGTGGGGTCCTGTCTCTTCCTGGTTCTGAAATACAGAGGCCTGGTTAAGCACTGGTTCCACTCTCCGCCAAGCATTCCATCACAGATAGAAgag tatttaaaGGACCCGGCTCAGCCCATCTTAGACGCCCTGGACAAGGACAGCTCACCAAAGGAAGACACCTGGGACTCCGTGTCTGTTGTGACGTTTCCAGAGAATGAGCAAGAAGGGACTCCCCAAAGTGCTTGGAACCAAAACACTGAGCCAAGCCACCAGCCCACGGAAGGAGTTCTCTGA